The Cardiobacteriaceae bacterium TAE3-ERU3 nucleotide sequence GCACTGCTGCGCGCAGCGGTTGGCCATGTCACGCCGAGGGCTTTCCCAGCAGCACTGGTAAACGCGCTGTCGTTGCCGTGTCCGCGCACGATGATGTAACCCGTCTGCGGCCATTCGCAGACATTCAAGCCCGCATTACCGCTTGTGCCTTGTGCTTCTGTCCACGCGCTGATTTGATGCGTCAGCGGTGTAACCCAATGTTGTTTCATATTATCCATGCTGACGCTCTCCTTTCGGGTCTACAAAGATGGTGCTTTTGCTGACTTTAGCCGGAATGATGTTGCCGTCTGCGTAGGCATACACGGTGCTGCCATCGCGGTTCACACCATCGCGCACCAATGCCAAGGCAATACTGCGCCCCAAAAATGCGCTGTAATAGCTTGAAGTAACGTGCCCCAGTGGCAAAATTGGTGTTTCACCTGCGCCTGTTTTCGGCAACGGCTGTTCGCGCTCCATGATTTGTGCGCCTTCGACCAGCACGGTTTGCGGGTCTTCGGTGAGCAGTCCGACAAACTGTTTTCGCCCCTCTTTGGCTGTATCACTGCGCGACAGCGAACGGCGGCCGAGGAAGGAAAACGGCTTTTTCATGCCCACTGCCCAACCCATGCCGAGATCAATCGGTGATACCGAGCCGTCAGTGTCTTGCCCTGCGATGATGAAGCCTTTTTCCGCACGCAGAACGTGCATGGTTTCCGTGCCATACGGGGTGATATTGTACGGCGCGCCGGCTTCCATCACCTTGCCCCACAGGTATTCACCGTAACCGGCTTCAACGTTGATTTCAAATGCCATCTCGCCCGAGAAACTGATACGGAATACCCGCGCCGGCAAAGCGGCAACCGTGCCCGCACGCCAGTCCATGAATTTGAACGTTTCGGGGTCAAAGTCGATGTCGTCACACAATGCTTGCAACACCTTGCGCGAGTTTGGCCCGACCACAGCCACGGTTGCCCAGTGGTCAGTGACCGAGGTCAACCACACATCGAGCTCCGGCCATTCGGTTTGGTGCCACTGTTCGAGCCAATCCAGCACACGTGCCGCGCCGCCCGTGGTCGTGGTCATGTGGAACTGATTGTCGCTGATACACGCGGTGACACCATCGTCCATCACCATGCCGTTTTCATCGAGCATCAAACCGTAGCGGCATTTGCCCGGTGCAAGCTTGAGCCACGCATTACTGTAAATACGGTTCAGGAATTCACGCGCGTCTTTGCCGTCAACCTGAATTTTGCCCAGCGTGGTTGCATCCATCACCGCGACGCTGTCACGCGCGGCTGCGCATTCACGCTTGACCGCCGCGTGCATGTCCTCGCCATTTTTCGGGAAGTACCACGGCCGCCACCACTGCCCGACCACTTCCATCGGCGCACCGGCGGCAACGTGTGCCGGATGAATCGAGGTAGTACGTTCAGGGGCAAAGGTATTGCCCTGCATACTGCCAGCGAGCACGCCAAAGCTGACCGGCGTATAAGCCGGACGATAAGTCGTGGTGCTAATGTCGCTAACCGGCACATTCAGCGCCTTGGCGGTGAGCATGAAGCTGTTGACGCTGGTCAGCTTGCCTTGGTCAGTACCAAAGCCAAACGCAGTGTAGCGCTTGACGTGTTCGATATTGTGGTAATTCTCGCGTACCGCCAGTTCGATGTCGGCGGCGGTCACGTCATTCTGGTAATCAACAAACGCTTTTGCACCGTGGCCTTCCGGCTGACCGTCATCAAGACGCACTGCCATCGCAGGTGCATTGCCGTTAAACGCTGCAGTCTGCGGTACGCTCACCGTAGCGTTTTTATCCAACGCGGCAAGGGCTGCTTGGGTGCTTTGCTGTACTTGCGCGAGGGTGTCCGCCCAATGAAAATGCCCCGTCACTGCACCAATGCCGCAAATGCCTTGTTTGCTGTCGGCAAACTTATCGGGAATGACAAAACTCATCGCCGCATCCGACCACTGCGGACGGCTGGTATCGTGGCAATACAGATGCACAGTCGGGGTCAGGCCACCACTCGAACAGACCACATCAACCGCGACTTGCTCGCTTTGTCCGTTACTGACGTGACGCAATAGCGCGCCTTTAACTGCTTTGCTGCCCTCGACTTGCGCAATGCCGTAACCACTGAACACACGCACTGCCGCAGGCAAATCAGCTGGTGCTTGCGCATCTGGTCGCACATCGGCAACCGTTACTTGTGCGCCTGCGGCCGCCAAATCCCGCACGGCCTCGTAAATGCCGTCATGACTGCCACACACCAATACCGACCCGCCGAGCAACACGCCGTAGCGGTTGAGATAAGTTTGCACTGCCGACAGGGTAAATACCCCCGGCAAGTCGTTATTGCCAAACACCAACGGGCGCTCAATTGCACCGCTGGCGAGCAGAATTTGTTTGGCACGAATCTTGTGCAAGCGCTGGCGCGGCTGATTGGCTGCACGCGCCGCCAATGGCAGATGGTCTTGTACCAGTTCCACCGCCTGCACGAGATTGTGGTCGTGCTTGGCAAAGGCCGTGGTGCGCGATAACAACGTCAGGTTGTCGAGCTGCGCCAGTTCGGCAAGCAGCTTGTCGAGGTATTCCACCGCGCTTTGTCCGTCAAATTTCGCTTGTGCATCGCTGAGCAGCCAACCGCCCAATTCTTGTTGCTCGTCCACGAGCAAGGTTTTGCACCCCGCTTCTGCCGCCGCTTTTGCCGCAAGCAGACCACTCAAGCCGCCGCCAATCACCAGCACGTCAACGTGATGATGCAGATGGTCGTACCATTCTTCATCGCGCTTGGTCGGCGCATAGCCGAATCCGGCAAAGCCACGAATCACGTTTTCATAATACGGCCACAATTTGCGCGGCCATTTGAATGTCTTGCTGTAAAAGCCGGCCGGCATCAGGTTTTTGCCCAATTTGCCGAGCAAGCGCTTGGTATCAAAACCGCCTGATGTGCCGGTTGTACGCCGCGCATACAGGCCATCGTATAATTCCGCCTGTGTCGCCTTGACGTTCGGCGTGCTGTACGCGCCGGTTTCGAGTTGCAACAAGGCATTGGGTTCTTCCGAACCGGCGGCCATGATGCCGCGTGGACGGCCGTATTTGTAGCTGCTCGCCAGTTCCTGCACACCGTTGACCAACAGTGCCGAAGCCAGCGTATCACCGACCAGTCCCTGATAGGTTTCGCCGTCAAAGGTAAAGGTCAGACGCTTGCCGTAATCAACCCGCGTTGACGGTTTGTGGATGCGTTTTGCACTCATGACTGCGCCTCCTGCTGTTCTTGTTGCCAAGCGACTTTGCCGTCTTGCATGGTGTAAGTTGCGGCGATTTCATTGCTGACGTTGTGGCGCTTGA carries:
- a CDS encoding sarcosine oxidase subunit alpha family protein gives rise to the protein MSAKRIHKPSTRVDYGKRLTFTFDGETYQGLVGDTLASALLVNGVQELASSYKYGRPRGIMAAGSEEPNALLQLETGAYSTPNVKATQAELYDGLYARRTTGTSGGFDTKRLLGKLGKNLMPAGFYSKTFKWPRKLWPYYENVIRGFAGFGYAPTKRDEEWYDHLHHHVDVLVIGGGLSGLLAAKAAAEAGCKTLLVDEQQELGGWLLSDAQAKFDGQSAVEYLDKLLAELAQLDNLTLLSRTTAFAKHDHNLVQAVELVQDHLPLAARAANQPRQRLHKIRAKQILLASGAIERPLVFGNNDLPGVFTLSAVQTYLNRYGVLLGGSVLVCGSHDGIYEAVRDLAAAGAQVTVADVRPDAQAPADLPAAVRVFSGYGIAQVEGSKAVKGALLRHVSNGQSEQVAVDVVCSSGGLTPTVHLYCHDTSRPQWSDAAMSFVIPDKFADSKQGICGIGAVTGHFHWADTLAQVQQSTQAALAALDKNATVSVPQTAAFNGNAPAMAVRLDDGQPEGHGAKAFVDYQNDVTAADIELAVRENYHNIEHVKRYTAFGFGTDQGKLTSVNSFMLTAKALNVPVSDISTTTYRPAYTPVSFGVLAGSMQGNTFAPERTTSIHPAHVAAGAPMEVVGQWWRPWYFPKNGEDMHAAVKRECAAARDSVAVMDATTLGKIQVDGKDAREFLNRIYSNAWLKLAPGKCRYGLMLDENGMVMDDGVTACISDNQFHMTTTTGGAARVLDWLEQWHQTEWPELDVWLTSVTDHWATVAVVGPNSRKVLQALCDDIDFDPETFKFMDWRAGTVAALPARVFRISFSGEMAFEINVEAGYGEYLWGKVMEAGAPYNITPYGTETMHVLRAEKGFIIAGQDTDGSVSPIDLGMGWAVGMKKPFSFLGRRSLSRSDTAKEGRKQFVGLLTEDPQTVLVEGAQIMEREQPLPKTGAGETPILPLGHVTSSYYSAFLGRSIALALVRDGVNRDGSTVYAYADGNIIPAKVSKSTIFVDPKGERQHG